The Synergistaceae bacterium genome contains the following window.
CCGCGCCTACCAAGTTTCCCGTCCCCACCTGGGCGGCAATGGCGGTGGCCACGGCCTGGAAAGAGCTCATTCCGTCTTTGTCCGCAGCGGCCCCGAACAGGGAAAAATCGCCAAAAAGGCGTTTGAAGCCCTTGCCGAATTTGAAAACCTGCACTCCCCTCAATTTAAACGTAAAGAAAAGCCCCGTGCCGCAAAGCAGGAGAATCAAACAATACTCTCCCCACAAAAACGAATTGGCCTTTACGATCCAAGCCAGGAGTTGCCCCAAAAAGGGCGAATTTGCCAACGGCTCCATAAAACATCATCCTCCATGATAAATTCAAAATCATCCATGATAAATTCAAAAAGCCATTGATAAATTCAAAAGGCCAATTCAAAAGCTTCTAAGGTTTTTACAGGTTTTTACAGGTCTTTACAGATATCCATATTCCCTCAAAACGGCCATACCCTTTTCCGCGTTACGGGCGGCGAGCTTTACCACCGGGCCGGTGCATCCCATGGCCGACTCGGCGTAGACGCCAGCTTTCCAGAGCGCCCTCACCGCGTTTTCGATCTCCAGCACGTCGACACCGTGGAGTTCTTCGTCCGTGGGCTCCGACGGCGGCGCCTTCACGGCCTCTTCCGCCGTCGCTTTGGGCGTAAGGGCGCCTATTTCCTCGTCCAGTCCCGCCTTTTTCGCGGCGGAGAGCTCGGCAGCCACCTTGCCCGGCAGGCCGCCCGCGACCACCGCCGCCGTGAAGGTCAATGCGCCCGCGATGACCGGCGCGCCCGACGCCCGCGAGATGATGGAGACGACCTTCCCCCATCCTTCGCCGCAGGAAGGTCCGTAGCCCCAGCCCGTGGCCTCGTAGGAACCGCCGGTGTTGAAAGAAGAAAACATTTTTACCATGATATTGCCCGTCAGAGTGTCCGTGACGCAGATATCGACCGCGCCGGCCAAAACGTCGTTGCCGCGCAGCACCGCCCCGCCGTCCTGACGGACGGAAGAGCCGAATTTTACGTCGTAACCCCTTTCCGCCATGCGCGAGAGCGCGCGAAAGACAGGCTGAGCGGTGTCCACGTTCAAGACGCCCACCGTGGGGTTCGCCATGCCCAACGCCTTCGCCGCGGCGATTCCATAGACCGCGTTTCTCAACATGGCCTCGCCCCGGTTCACGGCGGACGTGCCGGTTGTGGACGCCAAAATCATGGCCCGCCCTTTAGCGGGGGTCATGACGCGCCCGATGGTGGTCACTCCCAGGGGAAAGGGAAAATGCAGCGCCACGGCCCCTCCGATCCGTCCCTCCTCGACGGCGTTTTCGAGCTCCGCCGAAATATTGGCCTCGCAATCGTCTGTCTCCATCCAGTCCAGGTCCTCGTAACCGGAAATTTTGGGACCGATCATGACGGGTCGGACATTGCCGTAGGTCTCAACGGCCATTCTCGCGCCCCTCGCCAGTTCTTCGTTTCCGAGTTCGCTGCCGGCAGCCATCAGGCCAACGCGGACCTTGGGGCCGCCGCTTTTCGCCGCGTCGATGATTTCGGCCAAGGATTCGCCGACTAGTTTTTTAATATCGCTCATGCCTCCGCCCTCCTAGGCCAGCTTGCCGGCGATTTCGGAAAGAGCCTCCAGAATCAGGGATTTGACGTCTTCTTTGCTCACAGCACCTGTGAGCCCTCCGGCTGAAGTGCCCTTGGAGGACTCGATCAAGAACGAGGCGCCGTCCGCCAGATTCGTCAATCGCGCCAAGAAAAGGCTTCCCTTGCCGATGATCATGGCGCGTTTCATGGTCCCCGCCTTGATGCTGTCGCAGGCGATGCCGATGAAGGGCACGCCCGACGGAATGTGGCCCTGGGTATGAGCAAAGCCGATGACGCCGTGCTTCTTGATGAAATCGTCCATCTCGCTTTTTTCGATGGCCTTTTTCATGACGGCCAGGGCCGCGGTCATCTTGATGTTCGCGAGAGGGACGTCGCCAGCGCCGGCGGGCAGGGTGATCTCAGGGATCTGGAGCTCGGCCGCGTATTTGTCCACGTCCTTGAAGGAAAGACCTTGGGCGGAAAGGGGCTCGTAAATCAGCGCCGACGTGATGGCCTGAGGGGCCGCGCCCGCTCCCACCGAGTGCTTGCCAAGGGCGTCTAGTCGCATGACGG
Protein-coding sequences here:
- a CDS encoding glycine reductase → MSDIKKLVGESLAEIIDAAKSGGPKVRVGLMAAGSELGNEELARGARMAVETYGNVRPVMIGPKISGYEDLDWMETDDCEANISAELENAVEEGRIGGAVALHFPFPLGVTTIGRVMTPAKGRAMILASTTGTSAVNRGEAMLRNAVYGIAAAKALGMANPTVGVLNVDTAQPVFRALSRMAERGYDVKFGSSVRQDGGAVLRGNDVLAGAVDICVTDTLTGNIMVKMFSSFNTGGSYEATGWGYGPSCGEGWGKVVSIISRASGAPVIAGALTFTAAVVAGGLPGKVAAELSAAKKAGLDEEIGALTPKATAEEAVKAPPSEPTDEELHGVDVLEIENAVRALWKAGVYAESAMGCTGPVVKLAARNAEKGMAVLREYGYL